The Caenorhabditis elegans chromosome II genome has a segment encoding these proteins:
- the mrps-16 gene encoding Small ribosomal subunit protein bS16m (Confirmed by transcript evidence) — protein sequence MRKLVIPKYYGRPSIGLALFGCTNRPFYHVCVFPDRALGRRYEGNILEQVGTFDPLPNQKNEKLVALNFGRLKYWIGERNAHISVPVLELLGLSGLFPIHPKSFIRAKDNRALIADQQLKVAAEAAEAEKVAQEQASTGAAATSHPQ from the exons ATGCGAAAATTAGTAATTCCAAAATATTACGGACGTCCTTCGATCGGTTTGGCTCTTTTTGGTTGCACAAACCGACCGTTCTATCACGTTTGTGTATTTCCTGATCGGGCTTTAGGTCGAAGATACGAGGGTAACATTCTTGAACAG gtGGGAACTTTTGATCCACTTCCAAATCAGAAGAACGAGAAGCTAGTGGCTCTGAATTTTGGACGCCTCAAATATTGGATTGGTGAACGGAACGCTCATATTTCCGTTCCAGTGCTTGAACTTCTCG gCCTGTCGGGACTCTTCCCAATTCACCCGAAATCGTTCATTCGAGCCAAGGACAACAGGGCGTTGATTGCCGATCAACAACTGAAGGTAGCTGCAGAAGCCGCGGAAGCTGAGAAAGTCGCACAAGAGCAG GCGTCAACTGGTGCCGCTGCGACATCTCACCCACAGTAA
- the ilcr-2 gene encoding Interleukin cytokine receptor-related protein 2 (Confirmed by transcript evidence) — MVRLCTTNFLAYRATGSPLLLLYFYLCSLSSVKSSAAASYTNASDYVLRNVFEHSDQCYKDSFVYVRADDKKSDPFITYSTTKECSERLKKNDLPEKLPTCPPGLIDLELKPVYVPKSQISYPYANLNISVTAHSSVDTIAFRLECLSASDGSDVYCSNSKAMYINGVKEWPCRGIHLSSRVQYPTRFSYSCFRLTSFSVYAINATILPQKCRVSTIMTAPYFDDMFPEILVDPTTNQSIITKTDPFWAPMLSADFSDKNAIWVRLGKAERAECETMVVNVYKEHDDDSQKVTFLEILTVKCPETAVKWENQKAGRYLLTAYVPIRGCKFYCEKKERGCRQCLRTHLNLVIYKNRASLSWLALQKFKDYGFEIFIAVVVLLILIIVLAVTGFGYVLWRDKVRSREVRNIALTEFVKVMIVYADDNDLHTDCVKKLVENLRNCASCDPVFDLEKLITAEQIVPSRWLVDQISSLKKFIIVVSDCAEKILDTEASETHQLVQARPFADLFGPAMEMIIRDATHNFPEARKKYAVVRFNYSPHVPPNLAILNLPTFILPEQFAQLTAFLHNVEHTERANVTQNISEAQIHEWNLCASRMMSFFVRNPNWLETRWKPKDELAALHLKRQSPVIVPIQTEEDRIAASIKYNLVPPQALVDSDDEDDVDLQPHASHQNQPLILLPPEQCGPDSDSDSESDSSSESESESDNEGEDPKTIVVKKS; from the exons ATGGTCCGCCTTTGCACTACCAATTTTCTTGCTTATCGCGCAACGGGCAGTCCCTTATTACTCCTATACTTCTATCTCTGTTCACTATCTTCTGTCAAATCGTCCGCAGCAGCATCATACACCAATGCTTCTGATTACGTCCTTCGGAATGTTTTTGAGCATTCCGATCAATGCTACAAAGATTCATTCGTCTATGTGAGAGCTGATGATAAGAAATCCGATCCTTTTATCACGTACTCCACGACTAAGGAATGCTCAGAACGGCTCAAGAAAAATG atCTTCCTGAAAAGCTGCCAACATGTCCTCCTGGTCTTATTGATCTGGAACTCAAACCAGTCTACGTACCAAAGTCCCAGATAAG ttatccATATGCCAACCTGAATATTTCCGTCACTGCTCATTCTTCCGTCGATACCATTGCATTCCGTCTTGAATGCTTGTCAGCTTCAGATGGTTCAGATGTATATTGTTCCAATTCGAAAGCCATG tacatCAACGGAGTCAAAGAATGGCCGTGTCGCGGAATTCATCTTTCGTCGAGAGTTCAATATCCCACCAGATTCTCGTATTCCTGTTTCCGACTCACTTCATTTTCTGTCTACGCAATCAATGCAACTATTCTACCGCAAAAATGTAGAGTCTCAACGATTATGACTGCTCCATACTTCGATGACATGTTCCCAGAGATTCTTGTGGATCCAACTACCAATCAGTCAATTATAACGAAAACGGATCCGTTCTGGGCACCGATGCTGTCTGCTGATTTCAGTGATAAGAATGCGATTTGGGTTAGATTGGGAAAAGCGGAGAGGGCAGAATGCGAAACTATGGTTGTTAATGTCTACAAGGAACACGATGATGattctcaaaaagtgacatttctggaaattttgactGTGAAGTGCCCAGAAACCGCCGTTAAATGGGAAAATCAGAAAGCAGGGAGATACCTTCTGACGGCATACGTTCCTATTCGTGGATGCAAATTTTATTGCGAGAAGAAAGAACGAGGATGTCGGCAATGTCTTCGTACTCATCTGAACCTGGTTATCTACAAAAATAGAGCTTCACTGTCTTGGCTCGCATTGCAAAAGTTCAAAGATTATGGTTTCGAGATTTTCATCGCTGTCGTTGTACTTTTGATACTGATCATCGTTCTGGCTGTAACTGGATTTGGTTATGTACTATGGAGAGACAAAGTTCGATCTCGAGAAGTTCGAAATATAGCATTGACTGAATTTGTGAAGGTTATGATAGTTTATGCGGATGACAATGATTTGCATACCGACTGTGTGAAGAAACTTGTCGAAAATCTCAGAAACTGTGCATCCTGTGATCCAGTTTTTGATTTGGAGAAGCTTATAACCGCAGAac aaatcgtTCCATCCCGCTGGCTAGTGGATCAAATCAGCTCTCTAAAGAAATTTATAATTGTGGTTTCTGATTGCGCTGAAAAGATTCTCGACACGGAAGCTTCTGAGACTCATCAGCTTGTTCAAGCTCGACCATTTGCTGATTTGTTCGGGCCAGCTATGGAAATGATCATTCGT gacGCAACACACAATTTTCCGGAAGCTCGTAAGAAATACGCCGTTGTCAGATTCAACTATTCTCCACATGTTCCACCAAACTTAGCGATTCTTAACCTTCCCACCTTCATTT tacctGAACAATTCGCGCAACTCACTGCATTCCTGCACAATGTAGAGCACACAGAAAGAGCCAACGTCACTCAAAACATATCAGAAGCTCAGATTCATGAGTGGAACCTTTGTGCTAGTCGTATGATGTCATTCTTCGTTCGAAATCCGAATTGGCTCGAAACGAGATGGAAACCGAAAGAC GAGCTCGCAGCGCTTCACCTCAAACGTCAGTCTCCCGTCATTGTTCCAATCCAAACTGAAGAGGATCGCATTGCTGCTTCTATAAAGTATAACCTGGTGCCCCCGCAAGCACTCGTGGACAGTGATGACGAAGATGATGTTGATCTCCAGCCACAC gcTTCTCATCAGAACCAGCCACTCATTCTCCTACCACCTGAACAGTGCGGCCCTGACTCTGATTCTGACTCGGAATCTGACTCCAGTTCGGAATCCGAATCTGAATCCGACAATGAGGGTGAAGATCCGAAGACGATTGTTGTGAAGAAGTCATGA
- the F56D1.1 gene encoding Putative zinc finger protein F56D1.1 (Confirmed by transcript evidence), whose translation MISSFEPPSSSSSSSDEDSDDEYREEDGNSERSNSKVCIEEVEEVEKEEIASRKRKRGKTKDEFHPCPFCEKKFRYPNKLREHIKIHDSNRYQCLECSTITKFGTYGELRAHHKLHHSKASHKCPQCSYTNEKPAFIRRHFEQNHVDGIPCTITGCCIKVAKNRLKAHIKEYHTSIPLSTEQTRSKLSFNKCPLCEYKPDVSDDDPEQQQKDLEDHVQRIHEEREPALCTLGCGVYLGSGSVSEHLSTCSSLIQNIPSSSQSTPALQNDEWNDANTETTLSTITGTSSQFERDSVSEVTNDLSENINDIDEEIEFGTTEPPNKIRKHSRSRVHGDFSCEICLKTFTLRDNLRKHVRVYHSENSQKVVKSTGPKHQEQYKCDRKSKDGDETTCGKTFRTEQALHDHFNVHDGIKPYSCHTCNQKFHARDRFAVHLSKYHQTSIKDLTARVATFGC comes from the exons ATGATATCTTCGTTTGAACCACCATCTTCATCGTCATCGTCTTCTGATGAAGACTCTGATGATGAATACCGAGAAGAAGATGGCAACAGTGAGAGAAGCAATTCGAAAGTATGCAttgaagaagttgaagaagttgaaaaagaagaaattgcgagcagaaaacgaaaaagaggaaaaacgAAAGACGAGTTCCATCC ATGTCCGTTCTGTGAGAAAAAGTTTCGATATCCCAACAAGCTGAGAGaacatataaaaattcatGATT ctaatcGTTACCAATGCCTTGAATGCTCGACAATTACCAAATTTGGCACATATGGTGAATTGAGAGCACATCACAAACTACATCATTCGAAGGCTTCTCATAAGTGTCCACAGTGCTCGTACACTAATGAG AAACCAGCATTCATTCGCCGTCACTTCGAACAAAACCATGTTGATGGTATTCCGTGTACAATTACTGGCTGTTGTATCAAAGTAGCAAAAAATCGGCTCAA AGCTCACATCAAAGAATATCACACGTCTATTCCATTGTCTACCGAACAAACTCGATCTAAACTATCTTTCAACAAGTGCCCTCTATGTGAATACAAACCTGATGTTTCAGATGATGATCCTGAACAACAACAGAAAGATCTTGAGGATCATGTTCAAAG AATTCATGAAGAACGTGAGCCAGCTCTATGCACTTTAGGATGTGGTGTTTATTTGGGATCCGGTAGTGTAAGCGAGCATCTATCGACATGTTCATCCTTGATTCAAAATATACCATCTTCTTCACAATCGACACCAGCACTTCAAAATGATGAATGGAATGATGCTAACACTGAAACCACACTATCAACAATCACAGGAACTTCTAGTCAATTTGAACGTGATTCTGTGTCTGAAGTTACTAATGATTTATCGGAAAATATAAACGATATCGATGAGGAAATTGAATTCGGGACAACTGAACCTCCGAATAAAATAAGAAAGCACAGTAGAAGTCGAGTACATGGAGACTTCAGCTGCGAAATATGCCTTAAAACATTTACATTAAGAGACAATCTTCGAAAGCATGTCAGAGTATATCATTCGGAAAATTCGCAGAAAGTAGTTAAATCCACGGGACCAAAACACCAAGAACAGTACAAATGCGATCGAAAGTCAAAAGATGGTGATGAGACTACTTGTGGAAAAACTTTTCGAACAGAACAGGCACTTCACGATCACTTTAATGTTCATGATG GTATCAAACCATATTCCTGTCATACATGCAATCAAAAGTTTCACGCACGAGATCGATTCGCCGTTCATCTATCAAAATATCATCAAACAAGTATCAAGGATCTTACGGCACGCGTGGCTACATTTGGATGTTGA
- the cal-8 gene encoding EF-hand domain-containing protein (Confirmed by transcript evidence), producing MDSLKEAEIREVFREFDKNGDGRITRQELEVALLQLGEKASNSKIETMIEQADLDGNGCIDIDEFLNVLRRQICDPKEERELRDVFNVFDKNGDGVISIDDLIFVMCQLGEKLTETEAKEMIKQGDLDHDGMIDFQEFVNIIKGQ from the exons ATGGACTCACTGAAAGAAGCTGAAATTCGTGAAGTATTTCGAGAGTTTGATAAAAATGGAGATGGAAGAATTACAAGACAAGAGTTGGAG GTTGCTCTTCTTCAATTGGGAGAAAAAGCGAGCAATTCGAAGATTGAGACAATGATTGAGCAAGCTGATTTAGATG GAAATGGATGTATTGATATAGATGAGTTTTTGAATGTACTCCGACGACAAATCTGTGATCCGAAAGAAGAACGAGAATTGAGAGATGTTTTTAAT GTGTTCGATAAAAATGGAGACGGCGTGATTTCCATCgatgatttaatttttgttatgtGCCAATTGGGAGAGAAGTTAACTGAAACTGAAGCGAAAGAAATGATAAAACAAGGAGATCTAGATCATGACGGAATGATCGATTTTCAAG AGTTCGTCAATATCATTAAGGGCCAATAA
- the nep-5 gene encoding NEPrilysin metallopeptidase family (Product from WormBase gene class nep;~Confirmed by transcript evidence) has protein sequence MNPVDFIKKPKENIMSKDQSSMLFFKDPENKNKNHVSHVEIGVPDPIEELQKLQNRPEPCTVLAVITTLVILVLLIFALGALGLHDISAFKWEPKPQKALRIMLDLPCQTKECVKYSAELLELMDSSVNPCENFHHHVCNGFNPRKKDFERLMKLINIQEKPDHRKAVNVVRRMLSKCAMGKTEEIHQVGRLSSIILPGLPFPLLNNSWTKPSDPISTSNSSTTYSYPFLTKILAHIILHNPDDAGFVGIKPSSDSEFSLFVVKPFSPVLTNFKFRNMYDILKRNAPESSTNGMIDLEFDRQRQLNDVIKLQTKLEKIEFKADPEVVNLTEIQRQMPIIDWKRLIDSWIPNGYAHLKEKVYGFNTSYYEEINAIISSTPSETIYNFLFLRFSFKFLRTEVASDLEDTCLHQLSTTIPGKIVLYGSEEPEALNLLNGMLHTIKDQLKRSLATLKWMDSRGIEEAQKKFNKTKTVFGFTGEDLIDELVGKITPESNYISTLQNVLLWQTRNMFKSVAENNVTVFLNSEVFYSVEKNEITISRALLHYPFMSANLPNYTNFATIASKILPQMIHIFDERGRFYDSDGNHRNWWNTETERYFQIIVQCFDGMMQNVFGVSVSIGWNAYDSTKEPYATLPGIQQSSDEALFFYSMVKTMCTSDPDNVNEALASVPQFNSAFKCNNGTKMNPPTKCKLAS, from the exons ATGAATCCAGtggattttatcaaaaaaccaaaagagaACATAATGTCGAA AGATCAATCTTCAATGTTATTCTTTAAAGATCCggagaacaaaaataaaaatcatgtgTCACATGTTGAAATCGGAGTTCCTGATCCAATCGAGGAActgcaaaaactgcaaaatcgTCCAGAACCATGCACCGTTCTAGCTGTCATCACGACCCTGGTCATCCTGGTGCTTCTCATTTTTGCTCTCGGAGCGCTGGGTCTCCATGATATTTCGGCGTTTAAATGGGAACCAAAACCCCAGAAAGCACTGAGAATTATGCTGGATCTACCGTGTCAAACAAAGGAATGTGTAAAGTATTCAGCTGAACTG cttgaatTGATGGATTCTTCGGTGAATCCTTGCGAAAACTTTCATCACCACGTGTGCAATGGCTTCAATCCAAGAAAGAAAGACTTTGAGAGACTCATGAAATTGATCAATATTCAGGAAAAGCCTGATCATCGAAAGGCAGTTAATGTTGTGAGGAGAATGTTGAGCAAATGTGCAATGGGAAAAACTGAAGAGATTCATCAAGTTGGACGATTGAG ctcaatcATCCTCCCTGGTCTTCCATTCCCGCTTCTCAACAACTCATGGACAAAACCATCTGATCCTATTTCTACTTCAAATTCATCCACGACATACAGTTACCCATTccttacaaaaatattggcTCATATCATACTTCACAACCCCGATGATGCTGGATTTGTAGGAATCAAACCATCAAGTGACTCTGAATTCTCGTTGTTCGTCGTCAAACCGTTCTCACCTGTTCTCACAAACTTTAAGTTTCGGAATATGTACGATATTTTGAAGCGAAATGCACCGGAGAGCTCCACAAACGGAATGATAGATCTGGAATTCGATAGACAAAGGCAGCTGAATGATGTGATCAAGCTTCagacaaaattggaaaag ATCGAGTTCAAAGCTGACCCAGAAGTCGTTAATCTGACTGAGATTCAAAGACAGATGCCAATAATTGATTGGAAGAGACTGATTGATTCCTGGATTCCGAATGGCTATGCTCACCTGAAAGAAAAAGTATATGGCTTCAATACCAGTTATTATGAAGAg ataaatgcGATCATCTCATCTACACCTTCTGAAACTATATAcaactttctttttcttcgctTTTCGTTCAAATTCCTTCGAACAGAAGTAGCATCTGATCTGGAAGATACTTGTCTTCATCAGCTGTCAACAACcattcctggaaaaattgtgCTCTATGGATCCGAAGAACCGGAAGCATTGAACCTTCTAAATGGAATGCTCCACACAATTAAAGATCAACTGAAAAGATCGTTAGCTACATTGAAATGGATGGACAGTCGAGGAATCGAAGAAGcacagaaaaagtttaataaaacgaaaacagtttttggatTTACTGGAGAAGATTTGATTGATGAGCTTGTTGGGAAGATAACACCGGAGTCCAATTATATATCAActcttcaaaatgttcttctttGGCAAACCAGAAATATGTTTAAGTCTGTCGCAGAAAACAATGTGACAGTGTTTTTGAATTCGGAAGTTTTCTATTCagttgagaaaaatgaaataa CAATTTCACGAGCTCTTCTCCATTATCCTTTCATGTCTGCAAACCTTCCAAACTATACAAATTTCGCAACTATCGCGTCCAAAATTCTTCCCCAAATGATACACATTTTCGATGAACGTGGCAGGTTCTACGATTCGGACGGGAATCATCGTAATTGGTGGAATACTGAAACAGAACGATACTTCCAAATAATAGTACAATGCTTCGATGGGATGATG CAAAACGTCTTTGGCGTCAGCGTCAGTATTGGATGGAATGCTTATGATTCAACTAAAGAACCATATGCCACGCTCCCAGGAATCCAGCAATCATCAGATGAAGCTTTGTTTTTCTACAGCATGGTGAAG ACAATGTGCACCTCGGATCCGGATAACGTGAATGAAGCTCTAGCGAGTGTTCCACAATTCAATTCGGCGTTTAAATGTAACAACGGAACAAAGATGAACCCTCCGACGAAATGCAAACTGGCTTCATGA